A stretch of the Thiomicrorhabdus indica genome encodes the following:
- a CDS encoding DUF423 domain-containing protein, translating to MNTEQQFKTQALQWIRVSAVLLFLAVAFGAFGAHGLEKSFSLKQLSVWEKGVDYLFIHGLAMFMVSFLFRLFPKQISHWQRVNWSFLAGVSLFSGSLFAWCLTDIHSLVFLTPLGGLLFLAAWLQLALGVSSEINQNKEKEIMK from the coding sequence ATGAACACTGAACAACAATTTAAGACTCAAGCCTTGCAGTGGATTAGGGTTAGCGCTGTCTTACTGTTTTTAGCCGTTGCGTTTGGAGCCTTTGGTGCGCATGGGCTTGAAAAAAGTTTTTCGTTAAAGCAACTCAGTGTTTGGGAAAAAGGTGTTGATTATTTGTTCATTCATGGATTAGCAATGTTCATGGTAAGTTTTTTGTTTCGATTGTTTCCTAAGCAAATTTCCCATTGGCAAAGAGTAAATTGGAGTTTTTTAGCTGGGGTTTCATTGTTTAGTGGCAGTTTATTTGCCTGGTGTTTAACGGACATTCATAGTTTGGTTTTTTTGACTCCGCTAGGAGGTTTGTTATTTTTAGCCGCTTGGCTTCAGCTAGCTTTGGGGGTGAGTTCTGAGATCAATCAAAACAAAGAAAAAGAAATAATGAAATAG
- a CDS encoding putative quinol monooxygenase, with translation MSKRVYCVAEFLPKEGKFDSLFQRLQALEPNTLREDGCIQYRVTRQIQSPFAEGKGFPIVFNEIWEDMDAFEAHCQRQEIVNFFQTVCLADDGLAAEWNVRVFSDEPNHYDAPKTIK, from the coding sequence ATGTCAAAGAGAGTTTATTGCGTTGCAGAATTTTTACCTAAAGAAGGAAAGTTTGATTCCCTTTTCCAGCGTCTTCAAGCCTTAGAACCAAACACACTTCGAGAAGATGGTTGTATTCAATACCGCGTTACCCGCCAAATTCAAAGCCCCTTTGCCGAAGGCAAAGGCTTTCCGATTGTGTTTAATGAAATCTGGGAAGATATGGATGCATTTGAAGCGCATTGCCAACGACAAGAAATTGTTAATTTCTTCCAAACCGTCTGTTTGGCTGACGATGGGCTTGCCGCTGAGTGGAATGTCCGCGTATTTAGTGACGAACCCAATCACTACGACGCACCTAAAACAATAAAATAA
- a CDS encoding DUF2189 domain-containing protein, translating to MTSTYSSPAIHDHVTEKGEHIVSKDVQFSHIGHWLKKGWMDMAHAPLASFFYGSIMAFSVLLVFNSFQEQPIMMFKVATFFVMLSPFLATGLYAVSIQLHKGEKPHLLKSMVSWRHNLTEFALFALALGIIIAIWSRVVPLIAAIVNSSSLLIVDPNAGIMSFLTSDVGLTFMTYFMISGAAVSAVVFALSVVTIPLLLRDRNIGVIQAMILSFKVVMHNKAVMAVWALIIGALISIGIVTFGIAMLVIMPLLGYASWHAFNDLIEIDPKTEIK from the coding sequence ATGACAAGCACTTATTCTTCACCCGCGATTCACGATCATGTCACTGAAAAAGGTGAACATATCGTATCAAAAGACGTTCAGTTTTCACATATTGGGCACTGGCTGAAAAAAGGCTGGATGGACATGGCACATGCGCCACTTGCATCTTTCTTCTACGGCAGCATTATGGCTTTTTCAGTATTACTGGTATTCAATAGTTTTCAAGAACAACCCATTATGATGTTTAAGGTCGCGACCTTCTTTGTCATGCTATCTCCGTTTCTCGCGACTGGGCTCTATGCTGTTTCCATCCAATTGCACAAAGGAGAAAAACCGCATTTATTAAAATCAATGGTTTCATGGCGGCATAACCTGACTGAGTTTGCTTTATTTGCTCTAGCACTCGGTATCATTATTGCCATTTGGAGTCGTGTGGTTCCGTTAATCGCCGCAATTGTTAATTCAAGTTCACTACTCATCGTTGATCCGAACGCCGGCATTATGAGCTTTTTAACATCGGATGTTGGTCTAACATTTATGACCTATTTCATGATTTCCGGTGCAGCAGTTTCTGCGGTAGTGTTTGCATTAAGTGTTGTCACTATTCCATTGCTACTTAGAGACCGAAATATTGGTGTGATTCAAGCGATGATTCTGAGTTTTAAAGTTGTGATGCACAACAAAGCGGTTATGGCCGTTTGGGCATTGATTATCGGGGCGTTGATCTCTATTGGGATTGTTACTTTCGGTATAGCAATGTTGGTGATTATGCCGTTACTTGGATACGCCTCATGGCACGCATTTAATGATTTGATTGAAATCGATCCTAAAACTGAAATTAAATAG
- a CDS encoding alpha/beta hydrolase, translating to MQLNPFSFHKWCVSSVASAFVAGSLILGSAAVQAAEVKEIKQTIEQNGTNLSVRANLMMADGKTMQDDMVLLTHGTLTHMERSTYAALQKNLAALGVSSLAINLSLGVDNRQGEYDCAVPHKHRHTDALQEIGVWLDWLQKQGANQVTLAGHSRGGNQTAWFVSENDSDAFEKVVLIAPAFEGPKPAEFLAKAQEMQKKGEGQSMINGIDFIYCKDAQATADAVVSYYQDQSGYHTVELLKSAKKPTLVAIGSDDDVVAELAEAVEPLVASGKVSAVTIEDADHFFLDFANEDLAAAIAEFVAE from the coding sequence ATGCAATTAAACCCTTTTAGTTTTCACAAATGGTGTGTCAGTTCTGTAGCGAGTGCTTTTGTCGCAGGTTCTCTGATTTTAGGTAGTGCAGCAGTTCAGGCCGCAGAAGTTAAAGAAATTAAGCAAACCATTGAACAGAATGGAACCAACTTATCTGTCAGAGCGAATTTGATGATGGCGGACGGCAAAACGATGCAAGATGACATGGTGTTGCTGACACACGGGACTCTGACGCATATGGAGCGCTCGACTTATGCGGCTTTGCAAAAAAACTTAGCAGCGCTGGGCGTCAGTTCTTTGGCAATAAACTTATCTTTGGGTGTTGATAACCGTCAGGGTGAATATGATTGTGCCGTGCCACACAAGCATCGACATACCGATGCTTTGCAAGAAATCGGCGTTTGGCTCGACTGGCTACAAAAACAAGGTGCAAACCAAGTTACTTTAGCAGGCCATTCTCGGGGTGGAAATCAAACCGCTTGGTTTGTGTCTGAAAATGATTCGGATGCATTTGAAAAGGTGGTTTTAATTGCTCCTGCATTTGAAGGGCCGAAACCGGCTGAATTTTTAGCAAAGGCTCAAGAGATGCAGAAAAAAGGTGAAGGTCAGTCAATGATCAATGGGATTGATTTCATTTACTGCAAAGATGCTCAGGCGACTGCCGATGCGGTTGTGTCTTACTATCAAGACCAGTCAGGCTATCACACCGTTGAGTTGCTAAAATCGGCGAAAAAACCAACATTGGTTGCTATTGGTTCGGATGATGATGTCGTTGCAGAATTAGCAGAGGCGGTTGAACCTTTGGTGGCAAGCGGTAAAGTCAGTGCGGTTACGATTGAAGATGCCGACCACTTCTTTTTAGACTTTGCCAATGAAGATTTAGCGGCAGCGATAGCTGAATTTGTCGCGGAGTAA